The proteins below come from a single Methyloprofundus sedimenti genomic window:
- a CDS encoding lytic transglycosylase domain-containing protein translates to MINHRILIKVLFCFTLTAVNFIGNAVAGTRPIVTVKGEEIFPVHVQDRLVRLLHELGEPAWSKKETEKMMNPVFSYLRAFTGRQFDRTLAALQRGDKYRPMIRKKLKQYQLPLALEALPMAESAFRYDALSNQGAYGLWQFMPVSARRYDLHVSSRLDERADPALATNAALKYLKDINKKFGRISILLSIASYNAGEGRIQGIVRKSGINRKARGYSRIVRFLPEQTRGYVPEFLAAALILKDPSFFGFPVTQSHVYRYIQIPKAYSLDKLVKLTHISSNTLYELNPELGKHKRTPTNNFILRLPNKSAIQLNKRLPTSIAWQPVTNPIDLKYQLKAKTQLVYTVRTGNYLGGIADLFNIPIQDLRKWNQIKGNNIKAGQRIVIYTKTPLMRKFYLIKSGDNLGLVAQTLGVPIDHLMFINGMNSPRQLKIGNRLFYYEQQV, encoded by the coding sequence ATGATAAATCATCGAATTTTGATAAAGGTGTTATTTTGTTTTACACTGACAGCAGTTAATTTTATTGGCAATGCTGTCGCTGGAACTCGCCCTATTGTCACCGTGAAAGGCGAGGAAATTTTTCCGGTGCATGTTCAGGATCGTCTGGTTCGTTTGCTCCATGAATTGGGTGAACCAGCATGGTCAAAAAAAGAGACTGAGAAAATGATGAATCCGGTTTTTTCCTACTTGCGCGCTTTTACGGGCCGCCAGTTTGACCGCACATTAGCAGCTCTTCAGCGGGGCGACAAATATCGTCCGATGATTCGAAAGAAACTTAAACAGTATCAACTCCCTCTTGCCTTAGAAGCTTTACCCATGGCAGAAAGCGCGTTTCGTTATGACGCTCTCAGCAATCAGGGCGCTTATGGCTTGTGGCAATTTATGCCGGTAAGCGCCCGACGGTATGATTTGCATGTGAGCTCTCGGCTGGATGAGCGCGCAGATCCAGCACTAGCGACCAATGCAGCATTGAAATATCTAAAAGATATCAACAAAAAATTTGGTCGCATTTCAATTCTTTTATCAATTGCCTCTTATAATGCGGGCGAGGGTCGAATTCAAGGCATTGTTCGCAAAAGCGGGATAAATCGCAAGGCAAGAGGATATAGTCGGATTGTCCGTTTTCTGCCAGAGCAAACACGCGGATATGTGCCAGAATTTCTGGCAGCTGCGTTAATCCTAAAAGACCCTTCTTTTTTTGGTTTTCCGGTAACCCAATCACATGTTTACCGATATATTCAAATTCCAAAAGCCTATTCCCTGGATAAGTTAGTAAAACTGACACATATTTCCAGTAACACTCTGTACGAATTAAACCCTGAGTTGGGAAAACATAAACGCACTCCGACTAATAATTTTATTCTGCGACTTCCAAATAAATCGGCTATTCAACTCAACAAGCGCTTGCCAACAAGTATTGCCTGGCAACCTGTGACTAATCCCATTGACTTAAAATACCAACTAAAAGCTAAAACGCAGCTAGTTTATACTGTGCGCACAGGTAATTATTTAGGCGGTATTGCTGATCTGTTTAATATCCCCATTCAAGATTTACGTAAGTGGAACCAGATTAAAGGAAATAATATCAAAGCCGGTCAGCGCATTGTCATTTATACTAAAACGCCCCTGATGCGGAAATTTTATCTTATTAAATCTGGAGATAATCTGGGATTAGTTGCACAGACTCTTGGTGTTCCTATTGATCATTTAATGTTTATCAATGGCATGAATAGTCCACGCCAGCTCAAAATTGGAAATCGATTGTTTTACTATGAACAGCAGGTTTGA
- the ltrA gene encoding group II intron reverse transcriptase/maturase translates to MQKKEKKSELNEHDLLIEEPRLFDQLCSTLYLGVAFKQVKKNKGKPGIDGITIADFETRLDEELSQLQEELANWTYQPSPVRRVEIAKPGGKGVRLLGIPTVRDRVVQTTLKLLLEPVFDPHFSPHSYGFRPGRSQHEAVQAAQQIVNSGKPYVVDIDLSKFFDRIHHDRLIARMGEKISDKRILRLVGNMLRSGVMINGIVNPSKEGAMQGGSLSPLLSNIVLDELDQELEKRGLEFCRYADDCNIFVKSQKAADRVMEKVSQFIEKKLKLKVNQEKSQVAKSDAVKFLGFTVVKGTIAIAHKALQTAMSKIEALTPRGTHQTLDTSLDEINQWYVGWSNYYSLTYYPLQLNKIEAHIRRRLRSRIVDQQKRKQHLYRKLVKRGVPRKQASKAVFSNNKRWQLSNARAVTRAYPNSWFINLKGQEIRSDRKLEHWFEVSQWIRLA, encoded by the coding sequence TTGCAAAAGAAAGAAAAAAAAAGTGAACTGAACGAACACGACCTATTAATAGAGGAACCCAGACTTTTCGACCAGTTATGCTCAACCTTATACTTGGGCGTCGCTTTTAAACAGGTAAAGAAAAACAAAGGTAAACCCGGCATAGACGGAATAACCATTGCAGACTTTGAAACTCGTTTAGACGAAGAGCTAAGTCAGTTGCAAGAGGAACTCGCAAACTGGACTTATCAACCCTCGCCAGTCCGTCGAGTAGAAATAGCCAAGCCGGGAGGCAAAGGTGTACGACTACTCGGCATACCGACGGTACGGGATCGAGTGGTACAAACAACATTAAAGCTACTGCTGGAACCGGTCTTTGATCCGCATTTTTCACCGCACAGCTATGGATTTCGCCCAGGGCGAAGCCAGCACGAAGCGGTACAAGCGGCACAACAGATAGTGAACAGTGGCAAGCCCTACGTGGTGGATATAGATCTATCCAAGTTTTTTGATAGAATCCATCACGACAGGCTGATAGCCCGAATGGGCGAGAAAATATCCGACAAACGGATACTTCGCCTAGTCGGAAACATGTTGCGTAGCGGCGTCATGATCAATGGCATCGTCAACCCCAGCAAGGAAGGCGCAATGCAAGGGGGCTCACTCAGTCCCTTGCTGAGCAATATCGTTCTGGATGAACTGGATCAGGAATTGGAAAAACGTGGACTGGAATTTTGCAGGTACGCGGACGACTGTAATATCTTCGTAAAATCGCAAAAAGCGGCAGATCGAGTGATGGAAAAAGTCAGCCAATTCATCGAAAAGAAGCTGAAACTGAAAGTGAATCAGGAGAAAAGCCAGGTGGCTAAATCCGATGCGGTAAAGTTTTTAGGTTTTACCGTGGTTAAGGGGACAATTGCCATTGCGCATAAAGCCCTGCAAACAGCCATGAGTAAAATCGAAGCACTGACACCGCGAGGTACACATCAGACTCTGGATACATCACTGGACGAGATCAATCAATGGTATGTGGGCTGGTCAAATTACTACAGTTTGACTTACTACCCCTTACAATTGAATAAAATCGAAGCCCATATCAGGCGACGACTACGATCACGAATAGTCGATCAACAAAAGAGAAAACAGCATCTATATCGAAAACTGGTCAAACGGGGCGTACCACGAAAACAAGCATCAAAAGCCGTCTTTTCAAACAACAAACGGTGGCAACTCTCCAATGCGCGAGCAGTGACGAGGGCTTATCCGAACAGTTGGTTTATAAATCTGAAAGGGCAGGAAATACGATCCGACCGAAAGTTAGAGCATTGGTTTGAAGTTTCTCAATGGATACGTCTTGCGTGA
- a CDS encoding N-acetylmuramoyl-L-alanine amidase, which yields MRKLSILFVLVILNISVCFAAQTKIKSLRISSVGNNTRLVFDVSAIPSHKVFQLTNPDRLVIDFSDSYLDKNLKQPEKRHPLLTGIRTAHRNKKDLRVVIDLQNNVAPKSFVLQANKKYGPRLVIDLPTKSQHVVSKKTSYKPSKTVKTTNHFTKPFIVAVDAGHGGKDSGARGKHGTLEKKVVFQIAQKLAASINKQPGMKAVMVRKGDYYVSLRERMNIARKANADLFVSIHADAFNNSSVTGASVFTLSRRGATSEAARWLANNENAADLVGGVSLDDKDDILASVLLDLSQTASQDISQLVAKEVLKNFGDIGDLHSHKVQKAGFMVLKSPDIPSILVETAFISNPKEESRLKSRHYQLKMAQAIKKGILSYAEKYSLALNASSTTDGSVHKISKGETLLGIALQYGVTLDQLKQANTISKGNNIRVGQVLSIPVGI from the coding sequence ATGCGGAAATTAAGTATTTTATTTGTTCTGGTTATTTTAAATATCTCGGTCTGTTTTGCAGCGCAAACTAAAATAAAATCATTACGTATTAGTTCAGTGGGTAATAACACTCGTTTAGTCTTTGATGTGTCTGCAATACCGAGTCATAAGGTTTTTCAATTAACAAATCCAGATAGATTAGTGATTGATTTTTCTGATTCCTATTTAGACAAAAACCTTAAGCAACCAGAAAAACGTCATCCATTATTAACAGGCATACGTACTGCGCATCGAAATAAAAAAGACTTACGTGTGGTTATTGATTTACAGAATAACGTTGCACCTAAAAGTTTTGTGTTGCAGGCCAATAAAAAATATGGGCCGAGGTTAGTTATTGATTTGCCGACCAAAAGTCAGCATGTCGTCAGTAAAAAAACATCCTACAAACCAAGCAAAACAGTTAAAACCACTAATCATTTTACTAAGCCGTTTATTGTTGCTGTTGATGCGGGACATGGTGGTAAGGATTCAGGCGCTAGAGGAAAGCATGGGACTCTGGAAAAAAAGGTAGTCTTTCAAATAGCGCAGAAACTGGCTGCATCAATTAATAAGCAACCTGGTATGAAAGCCGTTATGGTGCGTAAGGGTGATTATTATGTCAGTCTGCGTGAGCGCATGAACATTGCCAGAAAGGCAAATGCAGATTTATTTGTTTCCATCCATGCAGATGCATTTAATAATTCAAGTGTAACAGGAGCATCGGTATTCACCTTATCGCGTAGAGGCGCAACAAGCGAGGCAGCTCGCTGGCTGGCTAACAACGAAAATGCAGCAGATTTGGTCGGAGGGGTTAGTCTGGACGATAAAGATGATATTTTAGCTTCTGTGTTACTGGATTTATCACAAACCGCTTCTCAGGATATCAGTCAGCTTGTCGCTAAAGAAGTATTAAAGAATTTCGGGGATATTGGCGATTTACATTCACATAAAGTACAAAAAGCAGGGTTTATGGTGTTAAAATCCCCCGACATCCCCTCTATTCTGGTTGAAACCGCTTTTATATCAAATCCAAAAGAAGAGAGCCGTCTCAAAAGTCGTCATTATCAATTGAAAATGGCACAAGCAATTAAAAAAGGCATTTTGTCTTACGCAGAGAAATATTCGCTTGCTTTAAATGCTTCATCTACAACTGATGGGTCAGTGCATAAAATATCTAAAGGCGAAACATTATTAGGTATTGCCTTGCAATATGGGGTTACCTTGGATCAGCTTAAACAAGCGAATACAATTTCTAAAGGTAATAATATCAGGGTAGGGCAGGTATTATCTATTCCAGTAGGAATATAA
- a CDS encoding cupin domain-containing protein, with amino-acid sequence MKSIIKVIGLVLLLLMSASAKIENKIDVDVLTQSSKSWDGALLPNYANGQPEISILKIIIPPCTELPLHKHPLINAGMLLKGELTVVAEDKTTLHMKAGDTIIELVNKWHYGKNEGHEAAEIIVFYAGIEGKPLSIEK; translated from the coding sequence ATGAAAAGTATAATTAAAGTAATAGGTTTAGTGCTGTTATTGTTAATGAGTGCTTCGGCAAAGATAGAAAATAAAATCGATGTGGACGTCCTGACACAATCCAGTAAAAGTTGGGACGGTGCTCTGCTGCCAAACTATGCAAATGGGCAACCGGAGATATCGATATTGAAAATCATAATTCCCCCATGCACAGAATTGCCGTTACACAAACACCCACTGATTAATGCAGGCATGTTACTAAAGGGTGAATTAACGGTCGTGGCGGAAGACAAGACTACATTGCACATGAAAGCTGGGGATACTATTATTGAACTTGTCAATAAGTGGCATTACGGAAAGAATGAAGGTCATGAAGCGGCTGAAATTATAGTTTTCTATGCAGGTATAGAAGGGAAACCATTAAGCATTGAAAAGTAA
- a CDS encoding Lon protease family protein, translated as MKKQALDSDQLYTPCNTEHFHFENTDELDDVDVFIGQERAVDSIEFGMRVGQCGYNIFALAPSGTGKLTTIQQLVHKESSQHPAPPDWCYVNNFIEHAKPRALEFSPGKGKEFQNDMLQLVDELSVAIPAAFDGDEYRAKSEEIEEEYRQREIEEISQLREEAINARIILTETPTGYAFSPLDDKKDPITPEEFNKLDKAEQKKYQNSILELQQHLQKLLNKFPAWRKEARRKQQQLNRTTVSLAVNHTIDELKHKYSDHNMVTSYLEDVDADILLHVRDFIPHREQMSPFMESVQDANPFKRYQVNLIISNDDSQFAPVILENHPNYANLLGRIDHQAYMGTLVTDFTMIKPGALHRANGGYLILDARKLLMQPYAWECLKRSLQFGEIRIESLERSLSLVSTSSLEPEPIPLDLKVIIYGDRIIYYLLNQYDPEFQDLFKIAADFDDSVGREGTELEYACLLATLAKKEKLLPVSRHAVARIIEQSSRLSGDAEKLSTHLRSINDLLTESDYWARFHGHDVIANSDVQQAIEHKVHRLDRIREKVYENIHRGTVMIDLQNKVIGQINGLSVIQLGEFMFGQPSRITATTRLGNGKVIDIEKETELGGAIHSKGVLILSSFIAARYARKTPFSMAASLVFEQSYGYVEGDSASLAELCVILSSLAEIPLRQDLAITGSVNQLGRVQPIGGVNEKIEGFFDICKAQGLTGKQGVIIPASNIKYLMLRWDVVHAAKAGQFAIYAVETVDEALQYLSDMDAGTCNDKGDFPEHSFNGKVQQQLLTFNTIQQQIRATENTHDAGK; from the coding sequence ATGAAAAAACAAGCACTGGATTCTGACCAACTTTACACACCGTGTAATACCGAGCATTTTCATTTTGAGAATACCGATGAACTTGATGATGTAGATGTTTTTATTGGTCAGGAACGGGCCGTTGATTCCATTGAGTTTGGTATGCGTGTGGGCCAGTGTGGCTATAATATTTTTGCACTGGCTCCCTCGGGAACGGGAAAATTAACCACGATACAGCAACTCGTACATAAGGAATCCAGCCAGCACCCGGCACCGCCGGACTGGTGTTATGTTAATAACTTTATCGAGCACGCAAAACCCAGAGCGCTTGAATTTTCACCAGGAAAAGGCAAAGAATTTCAAAACGATATGCTGCAACTGGTTGATGAACTCAGTGTTGCTATACCCGCAGCTTTTGATGGTGATGAATATCGTGCCAAAAGCGAAGAAATTGAGGAGGAATACCGGCAACGCGAGATTGAAGAGATTAGTCAATTACGTGAAGAAGCCATTAACGCCAGAATTATTCTGACGGAAACACCGACCGGTTATGCATTTTCACCCCTGGATGATAAAAAAGACCCGATCACCCCGGAAGAATTTAATAAGCTAGATAAAGCGGAACAAAAAAAATATCAAAACAGTATTTTGGAATTGCAACAGCATCTGCAAAAATTACTGAATAAATTTCCTGCCTGGCGTAAAGAAGCTAGACGCAAACAGCAACAGCTTAACCGCACAACTGTCTCATTAGCTGTCAATCACACTATTGACGAGCTGAAACATAAATATTCTGACCATAACATGGTTACCTCCTATCTGGAAGATGTTGATGCTGATATTTTACTGCATGTTCGCGACTTTATTCCGCATCGCGAACAAATGTCACCTTTTATGGAGTCTGTTCAAGACGCAAATCCGTTTAAACGTTATCAGGTTAATCTGATTATCTCTAATGATGACAGCCAATTTGCCCCCGTCATTCTTGAAAACCACCCTAACTACGCTAATCTTCTGGGGCGTATTGACCATCAAGCCTATATGGGCACTCTGGTAACAGATTTCACCATGATCAAACCGGGTGCGCTACATCGCGCAAATGGTGGTTACCTTATTTTAGATGCCCGTAAACTCCTGATGCAGCCCTATGCCTGGGAATGTTTAAAAAGATCCCTGCAATTCGGTGAAATTCGTATCGAATCATTAGAACGCTCTCTCAGTCTAGTCAGCACTTCATCACTGGAGCCTGAGCCTATTCCACTCGATTTGAAAGTTATTATCTATGGCGATCGGATCATTTATTATCTGCTGAATCAATATGATCCTGAATTCCAGGATCTATTTAAAATTGCTGCTGATTTCGATGACTCTGTTGGCCGCGAAGGCACAGAACTGGAATATGCCTGCCTGCTTGCTACGCTGGCAAAAAAAGAAAAATTACTCCCTGTCAGTCGCCATGCTGTGGCACGCATTATTGAACAAAGTTCCAGACTTAGCGGTGATGCTGAAAAATTATCTACTCATCTACGCAGCATTAATGACTTGTTAACTGAATCCGATTATTGGGCCAGGTTTCACGGCCATGACGTCATCGCCAATAGTGATGTGCAACAGGCCATCGAACATAAAGTTCACCGGCTGGACAGAATTCGCGAAAAAGTATACGAAAATATCCACCGTGGCACGGTAATGATTGACCTGCAAAATAAAGTGATCGGTCAAATCAACGGGCTTTCAGTCATACAGCTGGGCGAATTTATGTTTGGCCAGCCTTCGCGTATTACTGCCACGACCCGTCTGGGCAATGGTAAAGTGATCGACATAGAAAAAGAAACTGAACTGGGTGGCGCAATTCATTCCAAGGGTGTTTTAATTTTATCCAGCTTTATCGCAGCTCGTTATGCACGTAAAACCCCTTTTTCCATGGCAGCCAGCCTGGTATTTGAACAATCCTACGGGTATGTGGAAGGAGACAGTGCCTCTTTAGCTGAGCTATGCGTCATTTTATCCTCACTAGCGGAAATACCTTTACGTCAGGATTTGGCCATTACCGGTTCAGTTAACCAACTAGGTCGAGTACAGCCCATTGGTGGCGTTAATGAAAAAATTGAAGGCTTCTTTGATATTTGTAAAGCACAAGGCTTAACAGGTAAACAGGGAGTCATTATTCCCGCCAGCAACATCAAATATCTGATGTTACGCTGGGATGTCGTGCATGCGGCAAAAGCAGGACAGTTTGCAATCTATGCCGTAGAAACGGTTGATGAAGCCTTGCAGTATTTAAGTGATATGGACGCCGGTACGTGTAACGATAAAGGAGACTTTCCTGAGCATTCATTTAATGGCAAAGTGCAGCAACAGCTGTTGACCTTTAATACCATCCAACAGCAAATCAGGGCAACTGAAAACACCCATGATGCTGGCAAGTAG
- a CDS encoding DUF1538 domain-containing protein, giving the protein MIKNRFIKQLVNSFIDLIPILVVVLVFQILIIQQPIPDVAELVIGMLLVVLGLAFFIQGLEQSLFPLGEAMAFDFARKGSLFWLLVFAFFLGFGTTVAEPALIAVADEAASVAAEGGMINKSKDAKDAYALGLRLTVALSVGFAILIGVIRIIKGWPLYYLIISGYSCIIIMTVFAPDEIIGIAYDSGGVTTSTITVPLVTALGLGLASAIKGRNPMIDGFGLIAFASLTPMIFVMAYGMII; this is encoded by the coding sequence ATGATAAAAAACCGTTTTATAAAGCAGCTTGTTAACAGTTTTATCGACCTTATCCCCATTTTAGTTGTGGTACTGGTTTTTCAAATCCTTATCATTCAACAACCGATTCCTGATGTTGCTGAGCTGGTCATAGGTATGTTATTGGTTGTTCTGGGGCTTGCTTTTTTTATTCAAGGACTGGAACAAAGTCTGTTTCCTCTTGGTGAGGCCATGGCTTTTGATTTTGCCCGTAAAGGCAGTTTGTTTTGGTTGCTGGTTTTTGCATTTTTCCTGGGATTTGGCACTACCGTTGCAGAACCAGCGCTGATTGCCGTCGCTGATGAGGCGGCCTCTGTCGCAGCAGAAGGAGGAATGATCAATAAGTCTAAGGATGCAAAAGATGCCTATGCTCTTGGGTTGCGATTGACAGTGGCTTTGTCTGTCGGGTTCGCAATTTTGATAGGTGTTATTCGCATCATTAAAGGCTGGCCTTTGTATTATCTAATCATTTCTGGTTACAGTTGTATTATTATCATGACTGTATTTGCACCTGATGAAATTATTGGAATCGCTTACGACTCGGGTGGTGTGACTACATCAACCATAACTGTGCCTTTGGTGACGGCTTTGGGCCTTGGGCTCGCGTCGGCAATCAAAGGTCGTAATCCCATGATAGATGGCTTTGGTTTGATCGCTTTTGCTTCCTTGACGCCAATGATATTTGTAATGGCTTATGGAATGATTATATGA
- a CDS encoding P-II family nitrogen regulator has product MHFKLIIVFVEDDKTDLVLDTSREYGATGATVINNARGEGLKTSKTFLGLTLETQRDVLLLLVEEHLSRTILEAISKAAEFDSKPGIGIAFQIDVEDAIGVMRQVEKLTPIVEEEL; this is encoded by the coding sequence ATGCATTTCAAACTGATTATTGTTTTTGTAGAAGATGATAAAACGGATTTGGTTCTGGATACTTCGCGTGAATATGGAGCAACTGGCGCGACCGTGATTAATAATGCTCGAGGAGAAGGGTTGAAAACGTCAAAAACATTTCTGGGATTGACCCTGGAAACACAGCGGGACGTATTACTCTTGCTGGTTGAAGAGCATCTTAGCCGTACCATTTTGGAGGCTATTTCAAAAGCCGCAGAATTTGACTCCAAGCCTGGAATTGGGATTGCTTTTCAGATTGATGTAGAAGATGCCATTGGTGTTATGCGCCAGGTCGAAAAACTCACGCCGATAGTCGAGGAAGAATTATGA
- a CDS encoding CBS domain-containing protein, which translates to MNERVIVRVCDVMKTNFVTIDGIATISDALDKMKANKTSVLVVNKRHPDDEYGLVTAGDIARHVLASDKAPERVNVYEIMTKPVISVHPDMDIRYCSRLFAKYDLVRAPVLNGREVIGTISPNALVLDGLSKINQRS; encoded by the coding sequence ATGAATGAAAGAGTAATCGTAAGAGTCTGTGATGTGATGAAAACGAATTTTGTCACTATAGATGGCATCGCTACAATCAGTGACGCACTGGATAAGATGAAAGCCAACAAAACCTCGGTGCTAGTAGTCAATAAACGTCATCCAGATGATGAGTATGGTCTGGTGACGGCAGGCGATATTGCTCGGCATGTGCTTGCCAGTGATAAAGCTCCGGAACGGGTGAATGTCTATGAGATTATGACGAAACCAGTCATATCAGTTCATCCAGATATGGATATCCGTTATTGCTCCAGATTGTTTGCCAAATATGACCTGGTTCGTGCACCGGTTTTGAATGGTCGAGAAGTAATCGGAACAATCAGTCCCAATGCTCTGGTTTTAGATGGGCTATCTAAAATCAATCAACGATCATGA
- a CDS encoding phage integrase N-terminal SAM-like domain-containing protein — MSTTTPEKILLEKTRDTMQRLHYSIHTERTYCDRITQYILFHYLQVRAVLLIEPEKKVEVFLTYLAVQDKVAAFTQNWVFNTLIFLYKRILEYSNNLYACVIAREKAL, encoded by the coding sequence ATGTCAACTACAACTCCTGAAAAAATCCTGCTTGAGAAAACCCGCGATACTATGCAACGCTTACATTATTCTATTCATACTGAGCGCACCTATTGTGACCGGATTACCCAATATATCCTGTTTCATTATTTGCAAGTTAGAGCCGTTCTACTTATTGAACCTGAGAAGAAAGTTGAGGTTTTTTTAACGTACTTAGCTGTTCAGGATAAAGTGGCTGCATTTACTCAAAATTGGGTCTTTAATACTCTCATTTTCTTGTATAAACGGATCCTTGAGTATTCAAATAATTTATACGCATGTGTTATAGCAAGAGAGAAGGCCTTGTAA
- a CDS encoding type III pantothenate kinase encodes MILIDIGNTRIKWAEQQAGNLGKMHALAYLNANIDLLLGAAWQQLSKPESIYLACVGAQRIKQQVMYIAYQLWPDIIIQEITTQKYAHGVRNAYPDYTRLGVDRWLSMVAAYHYYTRPVCIVSCGSALTLDIIDELGQHLGGMIMPGLNLLQQALSKGTANLNSCSEQYPRGLANDTQAAIYNGNLNAIKGFIEQGLAQYKNPVQLILTGGDAEFLADSLKLVAIIDARLVLKGLSLVAKE; translated from the coding sequence ATGATACTCATTGATATTGGTAACACACGCATAAAATGGGCGGAGCAGCAAGCCGGTAATCTGGGCAAAATGCATGCTCTTGCATATCTTAATGCAAATATTGATCTGTTATTAGGCGCTGCCTGGCAGCAATTAAGCAAACCGGAAAGCATTTATCTGGCCTGTGTTGGAGCACAACGCATCAAACAGCAAGTCATGTACATTGCTTATCAATTATGGCCCGATATCATCATACAGGAAATAACAACACAGAAATACGCGCATGGAGTGCGCAATGCCTACCCGGATTATACCAGGCTCGGAGTGGACCGCTGGCTCTCAATGGTAGCTGCATATCATTATTACACCAGGCCGGTATGCATAGTATCCTGTGGATCAGCACTAACCCTGGATATTATAGATGAGCTTGGTCAGCATTTAGGCGGCATGATTATGCCGGGCTTGAATTTGCTGCAACAGGCCCTGTCTAAAGGAACTGCAAACTTGAACAGTTGCTCAGAGCAATACCCGCGGGGCCTGGCAAATGATACACAAGCGGCTATATATAATGGCAACCTTAACGCTATCAAAGGTTTTATAGAGCAAGGACTGGCTCAATACAAAAATCCTGTGCAATTAATACTCACCGGCGGGGATGCAGAATTTTTGGCTGATAGCTTAAAATTAGTCGCTATCATTGATGCCCGACTGGTCCTTAAAGGCCTGTCTCTCGTCGCTAAAGAGTAA
- the birA gene encoding bifunctional biotin--[acetyl-CoA-carboxylase] ligase/biotin operon repressor BirA, whose product MQFSANKKLLLRILADGKFHSGTELAEQIGLSRSAIWKQLNSLEEQGIAISAVNGKGYRLHTALELLDKSLIYSLLNTKTRQCLAELEIHDQIDSTNRYLVALCNARPETSAVCCLAEQQTAGKGRRGKQWVSPFGSNIYASIAWQFQGGPSSLSSLSLAIGVAVINALKIHGIHDAGLKWPNDIYWQQRKLGGILVEVSGESDGPCHAVIGLGLNLYLAEQDGAQIQQDWVDINEILGNSHKLSRNQLLATLLEQLIAVTHHYTPAAFAQYRDQWRQFDCMQGQQVSLFMGNTKIDGTVMGINDAGLLLLQTETGQIQSFASGEVSFRRL is encoded by the coding sequence GTGCAATTTTCAGCAAACAAGAAGCTTTTATTACGGATATTAGCTGATGGTAAGTTTCATTCGGGAACAGAATTAGCTGAACAGATTGGTCTTAGTCGATCAGCTATCTGGAAGCAGCTTAATAGCCTGGAAGAGCAGGGCATAGCGATAAGTGCCGTTAATGGCAAAGGTTATCGTCTGCATACTGCTCTGGAATTGCTGGATAAGTCACTTATTTATAGTTTATTGAATACTAAGACTAGGCAATGCCTGGCAGAGCTTGAAATTCATGATCAAATAGACTCCACCAATCGCTATCTTGTTGCTTTATGTAATGCCCGCCCTGAAACTTCTGCAGTGTGTTGTTTAGCTGAACAACAAACTGCAGGCAAAGGCCGGCGCGGCAAGCAATGGGTTTCTCCTTTTGGCAGTAATATTTACGCGTCGATTGCCTGGCAATTTCAAGGCGGCCCATCGAGTTTGTCGAGCTTAAGTCTGGCAATCGGTGTTGCTGTCATTAATGCACTCAAAATACATGGTATTCATGACGCAGGGCTTAAATGGCCCAATGATATCTATTGGCAGCAACGAAAATTAGGCGGCATTCTCGTTGAAGTATCTGGAGAATCTGATGGACCTTGTCATGCGGTTATCGGTTTAGGTTTAAATCTTTACCTGGCAGAACAAGACGGAGCTCAAATACAACAGGATTGGGTGGATATCAACGAAATCCTGGGTAACTCCCATAAGCTTTCACGCAATCAACTGCTCGCAACCCTGCTTGAGCAACTTATAGCAGTGACGCATCATTACACCCCGGCTGCTTTTGCACAGTATCGAGATCAGTGGCGACAGTTTGATTGTATGCAGGGACAGCAAGTAAGTCTATTTATGGGGAATACAAAAATCGATGGTACTGTGATGGGTATCAATGATGCAGGCCTGTTATTATTACAAACTGAAACAGGACAAATACAAAGTTTTGCCTCCGGAGAAGTGAGTTTTCGTCGTCTATGA